The Ascaphus truei isolate aAscTru1 chromosome 18, aAscTru1.hap1, whole genome shotgun sequence genome window below encodes:
- the RGMA gene encoding repulsive guidance molecule A, producing MGMGRGAEPKALGFIKILTVFLCIFPAVSSPCRILKCNSDFWAATSSSHHHLGAEDAVEFCTALRAYSHCTRRTARTCRGDLAYHSAVHGIDDLMSQHNCSKDGPTSQPRLRTLPPGDSQERSDSPEICHYEKSFHRHSAPPNYTHCGLFGDPHLRTFTDNFQTCKIQGAWPLVDNNYLNVQVTNTPVLPGSTATATSKLTIIFKNFQECVDQKVYQAEMDELPAAFADGSKNGGDKSGANSLKIIEKVAGQHIEIHAKYIGTTIVVRQVGRYLTFAVRMPEEVVNAVEDKDNQGLYLCLRGCPKNQQIDFRTFHSQAPETGLRGHGVGSNEVFTPQMAGAKCKEKLPVEDLYFQSCVFDLLTTGDVNFTLAAYYAFEDVKLLHSNKDKIHLYERAKDLGPGNSAAHTGLDFLTLVVGLAWLIRCCAVWL from the exons ATGGGTATGGGGAGAGGGGCAGAACCCAAAGCCCTGGGATTCATCAAAATCCTCACTGTGTTCCTGTGCATCTTCCCGGCAG TGAGCTCCCCGTGCAGAATCCTGAAGTGTAACTCCGACTTCTGGGCCGCGACCTCCAGCTCGCACCACCACCTCGGGGCAGAGGACGCGGTGGAATTCTGCACGGCTCTGCGGGCCTACTCTCACTGCACGCGCCGCACCGCCCGCACctgcaggggggacctggcttaCCACTCGGCTGTCCATGGCATTGATGACCTCATGAGCCAGCACAACTGCTCCAAAGATGGCCCCACCTCGCAGCCGCGTCTCCGCACCCTGCCCCCAGGGGACAGCCAGGAGAGGTCCGACAGCCCCGAGATCTGCCATTACGAGAAAAGCTTCCACCGTCACTCGGCGCCCCCCAATTACACCCACTGCGGCCTCTTCGGAGATCCCCACCTTAGGACATTCACGGACAATTTCCAGACCTGCAAAATACAGGGAGCCTGGCCTCTCGTGGACAATAATTACTTGAATGTACAGGTCACCAACACACCCGTGCTTCCTGGGTCAACAGCTACAGCAACCAGCAAG ctcaCAATAATCTTCAAGAACTTCCAGGAGTGCGTGGACCAGAAAGTGTACCAGGCGGAGATGGACGAGCTTCCTGCGGCGTTCGCGGACGGCTCGAAGAACGGAGGGGACAAGAGCGGCGCCAACAGCTTGAAAATCATTGAGAAGGTGGCTGGGCAGCACATCGAGATCCACGCCAAGTACATCGGCACCACCATCGTGGTCCGGCAGGTGGGCCGCTACCTGACCTTTGCGGTCCGGATGCCGGAGGAGGTGGTGAATGCGGTGGAGGACAAAGATAATCAGGGGCTTTACCTGTGCCTCCGGGGCTGTCCTAAAAACCAGCAGATTGACTTCCGAACCTTCCACTCCCAGGCGCCGGAGACTGGGCTGAGGGGGCATGGGGTGGGCTCCAATGAGGTCTTCACCCCTCAGATGGCAGGAGCCAAGTGCAAGGAGAAGCTGCCCGTGGAGGACCTCTACTTCCAGTCGTGCGTGTTTGACTTGCTGACCACGGGGGACGTGAATTTCACCTTAGCTGCTTATTACGCCTTTGAGGATGTGAAATTGTTACACTCCAATAAGGACAAAATCCACCTGTATGAAAGGGCCAAGGACTTGGGCCCCGGAAACTCCGCTGCCCACACCGGCCTGGACTTCCTTACTCTCGTGGTGGGCTTGGCGTGGTTGATTCGGTGCTGTGCAGTGTGGCTGTAA